The following coding sequences are from one Gossypium hirsutum isolate 1008001.06 chromosome A12, Gossypium_hirsutum_v2.1, whole genome shotgun sequence window:
- the LOC107934267 gene encoding lectin, with product MFKNKKKNKNEETFLDHKTKKTWEDAKTGKKCFMLYARSLYVTWGGREYWIWNSFKDTSGENIEVAKLSHVCWLDVRGKLKISELSPATLYEVVYEVKLTKGASGWELPVKLRLSLPNGRVQERQVSLLQKPRGQWMELNVGSFHTPDNEDDETGEVCFDFYQYGGHWKSGLVVRGAILRPRKPEPSN from the exons ATGTTTAAGAACAAGAAGAAGAACAAGAACGAGGAGACCTTCCTGGATCACAAGACAAAG AAAACCTGGGAAGATGCAAAGACTGGTAAAAAATGCTTCATGTTGTACGCAAGGTCACTCTACGTGACATGGGGTGGCCGTGAGTACTGGATCTGGAACAGTTTTAAAGACACAAg TGGTGAAAACATCGAAGTAGCGAAATTAAGCCATGTATGTTGGCTGGATGTGAGAGGGAAGTTGAAAATATCAGAGCTTTCCCCTGCAACTTTATACGAAGTTGTATATGAAGTAAAGTTGACAAAAGGGGCATCTGGTTGGGAACTCCCAGTGAAGCTCAGACTATCCCTCCCTAATGGAAGAGTCCAAGAAAGGCAAGTTAGCCTCTTGCAGAAGCCTAGAGGGCAATGGATGGAGCTCAATGTTGGCAGTTTTCATACACCAGATAACGAAGATGATGAAACTGGAGAAGTTTGCTTTGACTTCTATCAATATGGGGGCCATTGGAAAAGCGGACTTGTTGTGAGGGGTGCCATTTTAAGGCCTAGAAAACCTGAACCATCAAATTAA
- the LOC107934266 gene encoding putative disease resistance protein RGA3, producing MAEIASIFVSPIVSKLTETVATLINEELAAIKGAKKELEKLSSNLITIAAVLEDAEKKQMDAACGRSLKVWLSKLKNIAFDVEDILDTFATEAHLSKVRRIPFRIRMAPEIKQILTKFDLIAKEKSNFGLSVSSDAARSDSQSQNHFPLTNSFVDTTDVLGRDSDKDKLIDQMLSNESHNREGDVSVIPITGMGGLGKTTLAQLIFNDERVKKHFEYRMWVCVTIDFNLQRILRGIIEFHTQMEVSNNLSMDSLLTRFKDILAGKDFLLVLDDVWVDNYQDWEPLGNILKLGGKGTRVLVTSRSTKVSDIMATQTPYTLQDLPHQECWSLFKKIAFKDHKNMSSELESIGREIVGKCNGLPLAVKAMGGLLRGNVDVDKWKGILRDSIWELEDEKSLNKPKILPALKLSYDHLPSYLKQCYSYCSIFPKAYVFDRKELVKLWMAQAFIQPRGQSAEETGREYFDELLTRSFFQTLDIDNKERYRMHDLIHELAVSVSSPQCCQVMDHKSFVFSQQCRHISLLYQDLESPTCKQVFKTCNKLRTLLLPSEYLKSLGGQTLDQMFRSLKYIRALDLSSSSLTELPDSVGELKLLRYLDLSRTEIKKLPNSVCKLWNLQTLKLLGCLWLFELPKDLGKMVNLIYLELDDMFWFKCRELPPRMGNLTRLQNLHAFRVLSSTPGHGIGELKDMADLTGKLHISNLENAVNAAEAKLNQKESLQMLLLEWTDKDFNQEDEVRAERDLNHLQPHSNLKGLALHHFKGSNFPSWMTSGLLQNLRTLTLSHCIKCTTISVGQLPRLRELCIKGMLELEDWPEDQCPTLNRLQISTCPKLRKVPNLMPKLTVLKIKKCDSLKALPVAPYLMFLILIDNLVLEDWHEGMLTAVDEQRNPVDQPRPSLIGVLELKLQNCPNIQALPRIFFPQKLEIRGCVQVTALPFSQRLQHLALEMCSGEALLREIPSTNSLYSLVISKISNLTSFPKLPHLPGLKSLYISECEDLSSLSEEEGLLKSLSSLQLLSIRGCPKLEALPDEGLPTALEGLMIGSCSSLSSLGSKQTLKSLHSLTDMYLEDCPLIQSFPEDGLPSSLKHLEIRGCPLLIEQCQEEGGERPKISHVTDLEIGSI from the coding sequence ATGGCTGAGATAGCTTCTATTTTTGTTAGTCCTATCGTGTCCAAGCTCACTGAAACTGTTGCAACCTTGATCAACGAAGAACTTGCAGCAATAAAGGGTGCTAAGAAGGAGCTGGAAAAGCTTTCAAGCAATCTAATCACCATTGCAGCTGTGCTTGAGGATGCTGAGAAGAAGCAGATGGATGCAGCCTGTGGTCGATCTTTGAAGGTGTGGCTCTCCAAGCTCAAAAATATTGCTTTTGATGTAGAGGACATACTAGACACTTTTGCAACGGAAGCTCACCTCTCCAAGGTACGCAGAATCCCATTTCGAATCCGTATGGCACctgaaatcaaacaaattttaacaaaatttgacTTGATTGCTAAAGAGAAGAGCAATTTCGGTCTCAGTGTAAGTAGTGATGCTGCAAGGTCTGATTCCCAAAGTCAAAACCACTTTCCACTCACCAATTCCTTCGTAGATACAACCGATGTGTTAGGTAGGGATTCTGATAAAGATAAACTAATAGATCAGATGCTATCAAATGAAAGTCATAATAGGGAAGGTGATGTTTCTGTCATTCCCATCACTGGGATGGGAGGCCTAGGCAAAACAACTCTTGCTCAACTCATCTTCAATGATGAACGAGTTAAGAAGCACTTTGAGTATAGGATGTGGGTCTGTGTCACTATTGATTTCAATCTCCAACGGATACTCAGGGGAATCATAGAATTTCACACTCAAATGGAGGTCTCTAATAACTTATCCATGGACAGCCTACTGACACGCTTTAAAGACATCTTAGCTGGGAAAGACTTTCTGCTGGTTTTAGATGATGTTTGGGTTGACAATTACCAAGATTGGGAGCCACTTGGAAACATTTTGAAGCTAGGAGGTAAGGGCACTAGAGTTTTAGTCACTTCTCGATCCACCAAAGTGTCTGACATTATGGCGACCCAAACTCCCTATACCTTACAAGATCTGCCCCACCAGGAATGTTGGTCCTTGTTCAAAAAAATTGCTTTCAAAGACCATAAGAACATGTCGAGCGAATTGGAAAGCATCGGTAGGGAAATTGTAGGCAAGTGCAACGGCTTGCCTTTGGCGGTGAAGGCAATGGGGGGTCTCCTGCGTGGTAATGTTGATGTAGACAAATGGAAAGGAATCTTGAGAGACAGCATATGGGAGCTAGAAGACGAGAAAAGCCTCAATAAGCCCAAAATTTTGCCAGCCTTGAAATTGAGTTATGACCACCTGCCTTCCTATTTAAAACAATGTTATTCGTATTGCTCTATATTTCCAAAGGCCTATGTTTTTGATAGGAAGGAGCTGGTCAAGCTTTGGATGGCTCAAGCATTTATTCAACCTAGAGGGCAAAGTGCAGAGGAGACTGGACGTGAATACTTTGATGAGTTGTTAACCAGGTCCTTCTTCCAAACTCTAGACATTGATAACAAAGAGAGATATAGAATGCACGATCTTATCCATGAGTTGGCAGTATCAGTTTCAAGTCCCCAGTGCTGCCAAGTGATGGACCACAAGTCGTTTGTTTTCTCTCAACAATGTCGTCATATCTCATTGCTCTATCAGGATTTAGAGAGTCCTACCTGCAAGCAGGTTTTTAAGACGTGCAATAAGCTGCGCACACTCCTGCTGCCTAGCGAGTACTTGAAAAGCTTAGGAGGGCAAACTCTGGACCAGATGTTTCGTTCTCTAAAATACATTCGTGCCTTGGATCTAAGTTCGAGCTCGCTCACGGAATTACCAGACTCTGTTGGAGAGTTGAAGCTATTACGCTACTTGGATCTCTCTAGGACAGAGATCAAGAAGCTTCCCAACTCAGTATGTAAGCTCTGGAATTTGCAGACACTTAAGCTCCTAGGCTGCCTTTGGCTTTTTGAATTGCCCAAGGACCTTGGAAAAATGGTTAACCTGATTTATCTTGAGCtagatgacatgttttggttcAAGTGTAGGGAGCTGCCACCAAGGATGGGAAACTTAACCAGGCTACAGAATTTGCATGCATTTCGAGTACTCAGCAGTACACCGGGACATGGCATTGGAGAACTGAAGGACATGGCGGATCTTACAGGAAAGCTGCATATCTCCAACCTGGAGAATGCAGTGAATGCAGCTGAGGCAAAGCTAAACCAGAAGGAGAGCCTTCAGATGCTGCTGTTAGAATGGACTGACAAAGACTTCAACCAAGAAGATGAAGTCAGAGCAGAGAGGGACCTCAATCACCTCCAGCCTCATTCAAATCTCAAAGGCCTGGCCCTTCATCACTTCAAGGGCTCTAATTTTCCTTCCTGGATGACAAGTGGTTTGCTTCAAAATTTGAGAACACTTACCTTAAGTCATTGCATTAAATGTACTACAATCTCTGTTGGTCAATTACCTCGCCTTAGAGAGCTCTGCATCAAAGGGATGCTGGAACTGGAAGATTGGCCAGAGGATCAATGTCCTACATTGAATAGACTACAAATCAGTACCTGCCCCAAGCTAAGGAAGGTACCAAACTTGATGCCAAAATTAACAGTTCTGAAGATAAAGAAGTGTGATTCACTCAAGGCTCTTCCAGTGGCTCCTTATCTGATGTTTTTAATACTTATTGACAATCTTGTTCTGGAGGATTGGCATGAAGGTATGCTCACTGCCGTAGATGAGCAACGCAACCCAGTAGACCAACCTAGGCCTTCTCTTATTGGTGTTTTGGAACTGAAACTGCAAAACTGCCCCAACATACAAGCACTTCCTCGGATATTTTTTCCACAGAAGCTGGAAATAAGAGGATGTGTACAAGTAACTGCCCTTCCGTTCTCGCAACGTCTTCAACATTTAGCTCTTGAAATGTGTTCTGGTGAAGCACTCCTAAGGGAAATACCGAGCACCAACTCTCTCTACTCCCTGGTCATCTCGAAAATCTCAAACCTTACCTCCTTCCCCAAATTGCCACATCTTCCGGGGCTTAAGAGTCTGTATATCAGTGAATGCGAAGATCTGTCTTCATTGTCTGAAGAAGAAGGGTTGTTGAAAAGCTTGTCATCTCTCCAACTTCTCTCTATTCGAGGGTGTCCAAAGCTTGAAGCACTTCCTGATGAAGGGTTACCGACAGCACTTGAAGGTCTAATGATTGGCTCATGTTCCAGTCTAAGCTCTCTAGGTTCCAAACAGACCTTAAAGAGCCTTCACTCACTCACTGACATGTATTTAGAGGATTGTCCCTTAATTCAGTCCTTTCCCGAGGATGGACTACCTTCCTCTCTGAAACATTTGGAGATTCGTGGATGTCCCCTGCTAATAGAACAATGCCAAGAAGAGGGTGGAGAACGGCCAAAGATCAGTCATGTTACGGACCTGGAAATTGGTTCCATCTGA